The Kogia breviceps isolate mKogBre1 chromosome 8, mKogBre1 haplotype 1, whole genome shotgun sequence DNA window CATAGAAACAGTCATACAGATGGAGttacaagttcccaggtgaccaTGTAGCCCATAATTAATGTGTCTGAAATGTAATCTTTTTAGTACAGTACATCGAAATCGTTTGACACTAATTGTTTTTAGATTTCTAGCATGAACACAGCTCTTTTTGCTGGAGCCCACACTGGAACCGGGACTCTACTCTCCCACTCCATGCAGCAGGGCAAGCTCCCTGAGCTCTAGACCAGTGCTTCTTGCATTCAGAGTGTGGAATAAAATCTGTGGTAGGGTGAGGTGGGGATTAGGAACCAGAGTTGGGAGGCAAGAAGCGATGGTGGGGATAGGGTATTTACTTTTGGTTTCTCCCTGTATCCCCATCTTTTTTCAAAAATCCATAACCAGCAGTCCACGGATAACTGGAATGGGATTTTGAGGGAGGGTGTGTTGGGATTTGGTTAATGGTGAGGGGTGGTGATGGGAcagggctttctctctctcttcctttccccttccctagAATTTCTGAGTTGGtgaaaaatgggctgaagaaggTTTCTTCTGACCTGTCTCACACTTAGTACTTATTTTTACGTGGTACCAGTTTCGCACTGAGGGGAGAAGTGAAGTGCGATTAGAGGAGTGCTGTGTGCGAGAACAGCCATTGGGGAGGGTTTCCTAGTGAccgaggagaggagggaaaggattcCCTGGCTTCCTTCCTGGTCAGGGGCATTAATGCTGTTCGCTGCTTCTGTGCGCCAGGGCTGCCTGCACCACACAGCTCACTTCACAAGCCTTGATCCCCTCGTGAGGGACAAGTTCTGGTTGGGTGTTTCCTGCATTATTTCACGTCCTACCTCTGTCCAAGATCTATAGTCAGTATATCAAACTAgtgaaaacaaattgaaaaataatttttcataaaatatatactcTGTTTTGAGACTTGGATTACAATTACAACttatgttttttgtcttttttgtagaaaatacagtaattttaaaacattttaaagtaatcatttaaaaatcaggtaaTATGGATTCAGGGTGTTTTTAAGCAGGAGTTTTTTACTTGACTTCACAAAAATACATGTGAAGTGAAACTGAAGTGCACTGTCCAAATGAGCTGCCCATATGTGTGAGCAAGTGGATGGGCTCAAGTCAGAACTCGGTCTACAGCCGAGCGTGGCTGCCTGCTGGCTACGTGGTCTTCAGCACTTTGCCTAACCTTTtatgagcctcattttcctcatttataaaatggagatggtaaCTACTTTTCTGGGTTATTGTATGCATCAGTGTATGGCGGGTACTCAGTTCTTAGTGGTTATGATCAGTGGAGTAAAACCAAGCAAAGGCAAGGAGGTATTAGCAAagaaaaagttcatttttttggttctttACCAGTTAATGGTAGCATATGTTATAATGCTCTGATAAGGGTTTCCAAGAAAAGGCCATTTGTAACGTTTTTTCTCTCACAGGAAAAATGCCAGCTGCGGAACTAGGAGCGCAGGCCGCACGACCTCAGCAGGCACTGGGGGGATGTGGCGATTCTACACAGAAGATTCACCGGGGCTCAAAGTGTAAGTTCTGGGAGCAGACCTTGTGTTTCTGTCCAGAATCACAGAGCCCTTTGGCAGCACTCACTCTCTGCCACCAGTGGTATTTGCTTTGATGAGATTTGTAATACACAACAGCTTCCTTTGTGCCAGGTGGGCGGGGTTTGGTTTGTCCATATATCAGCCAATTAGTTTAGGGCCTGGAATGACATCTGTTCATGGTTTGAGTGAAAGCAAGGGAACATCTTCATGTGGCTCTGTCAGAATAAATGATGGGAATAGAGAGAACTGGAGGGAAAACGATTTAATTAGGTGAAATCGCTGTTCATTTGGTGTTCTTGTCCCACACTGAGAAATACAGGAGTAACCATTTGAATAGGAGCTAGGTGATTTTTCAAAGCTCTCCTGGAGGCATAAGCTGATATTATTGCAGTCTAATGGGAGTTTCTGCATTAGGCTGTGTTACCAAAAGTTCtttggcctccttgctgttgGTGGGTGGTGACTGGACCCCTATCACTTCCCAAGTTCTAGACCTGGGAATGCTCATTAGGTGATGGGATATGGGCATCTGGGGGAACCCCTGTCCCCACGCCGCACCTCGCTTTCTGGTACTGTGAAACCTAATCCCACAGGTTTCTGACCAGGTAGGCTCCAGGACACCACTGCTTACAGCTGTTTCCTGACTGAATCCAGTGGATGAGGAATTGGAATAATGACAGCAGCTCTCATTCGTATAGCACCTCAGGTTCAGAAGCTCAGATTCAGAGAGGCAAAGCTACTTGTCAAAGACAAACAGCCAGCAAGAGCTGGAACCAGATATTCTGGGACTCTTAAATTCCACGCTCTTTCCATTCTGCCTGTTTGGTTACAGAGACAAAATCAGATTTATTTGGATTAGTTTAATTAACTTGACCAGTAGCTTGATTTAGATCACAAATTTAATTTAGAAAGACTTCCCTAGAATTcttgatgttttgttttatttattgattcccccccccccccccccccccggttatGACGAAGACTTACAATGTGAGAATGTATTTCAGGAAGTAATTCTTGGGGTTGGGGATGTGTGAGTTGGCAGCATTTTGGTCCTTGTTAGAGATAATTTTTCTGAGTATTTCGGAGACAAAGTTTGAAGCCCCTTGCTCTTCAGGGTATCCAGGGGACAACATTTTAAACCCTTATCGAGGTGGTGAAACAACTGTTCTCTTGTGGTTGAATCTGGCTTGTTCTTCCTTTGGGCTCTTGTGTAGCCAGGCTTGCTTGCTGCTGTTGTGAGTCCTAGGAATCGACAGAAGCTATTCCTTTGCAGTGTCATAAACCACAGTCTCATCATACCAGAGAGAGAGGTTTTTGGTGAAGGGACATAGTTGGGAAATTGTATCCTCAAATCCACATCTTGGAGCAGTCAGGTACCATCTTGGAGCTTACTGTTGGCTCTTCTTGggagttagaatttttttttaggttgATAATAGTAGCATTTCCTGAGAGCTTACTAGAAGCCTACACCTTGtgtgtgttaatatatttaatatctcaGCAACCCTATGAGAAAGGTGCTGtgattatccccactttacagatgaggaaaatgatgtTTGGAGAAGGTGAGTCACAGGGCCACAGTCACAGCTTGTGAGGGACAGAGTTGGTTTCCAGACTCCAGCGCTTGGACTCTAAGCACTGCACTCTCAGCTTTATGCTTTATGGCTGATGTTACCTAACAGTGCTTTAAAGTAAGGCAGTATGATCCAGTGCATCGTGATGAAGATCTCTTCCTAGGTACTTATAAGTTTGTTTACTCCCACAATTGGACAAATTTTGGAAGAACAAAATAGTGTAGCAAGGACTTGGATCTCCGTGCATTGATTATTGTCCACTAGTGGACTCTTGTTACCTCCTTCTCAGCTGGGTTACTCTACTGCCCTGATTATAAAGATTCCTGGGGTCTTTTCCTGTGTCCACCCCCAGGTGTATCTGGGAGGTGAAGTGACATCTTGAATTCTCCAAAACTGTTGTTGGCAAGCGGAGTCAAAAAGACGAGGCCTTTGACTGACATTAGCATTGACAGATTGTGTAAAATCAAGGAGTTCTAACTTTAAGAAAACCATGTACTAATTCTCAAGCTGGAAAGCATTTGATTTAGGGAAGGGCTGATGAGTAAAATCTAATTCCTTTCTACAGTAAACTAAATATAAATCAAACTTAATTAATGTTGCCTAGAATGTTTGCTCCCCTAAATATGGGAACCTTAAAGCAGTAAAATGAGCACTATGTGTGGAATCAGAAAACCTGAGTTCAGACCCCTCCTTTCCATTCtggctctgtgttctcatttcataAGGTTAATATTTGTTTTGCCTGTGTCTTGAGTTTGTTAATCATATGGgatcatatatttgaaaatgcttCATAACTTATAATGGGATATTCCTCTTTTGTTATGCCTAGTTCATTGTAGTTAGACGACGAAGGTtgtctttaaatattaatttgaaataatAGTTTGGTAATTGGATCATTTGCACTTAAAGagtttgggaaatttttaaaattactttttattatggagaATATCAAATGCACGAAATTAAAGAGACTAGTGTCTCTAAGACATTAGATccttcttttgtatatattttagtatGTTTCATTAAAAGATAAGGATTCCTCCTTTCTAAATCACTGCAATGCTGTCACCCTCAAAATATCCACAGTAAtaatttttggaatatttttaagtgaTGTAAGTAATATTCTTCTATGGATCTTAGGTGCTTTCCCCTCCCTTTTCCCGTAGGCAGTCTTTaatattacaaatataataatgtattattacTGAAACTAAGCCTGCCTTTTCTTATTTCCAGTGGCCCTGTTCCAGTATTGGTTATGAGTCTTCTGTTCATCGCTTCTGTATTTATGTTGCACATTTGGGGCAAGTACACTCGTTCATAGATTCGGCTACATCCATCTGTCTGTCatctgaagaagaaaggaaaaaaacccaacatatCTTGGACCAAAAGCATAGTGATTTTCTGTTCATGAGAAAGAAATTTTCTGTAAGCTTACTGTTTTACAGGGAACTTAATGCAAATTGATTTTaaggaatcatttttttttttcctgtggctaataaacttttaaattcataTACCAAATCTCATTGCTTATGCCTGGCTGCTAGGGCCCTTAATCTCTCTGCCTTTAGATTTACAAGTAAATATGTAGAAAGCGTTTTTTGGAGATTGTTTTTTTTGGTTGGATTGACAGTTTCTTATATGACCGTGTAGGCATTCAAATGCACGATACTGTCAGtggccctggcttgttttcttctaggtatCTCTGTCTTGGTCATTGTTATTTTGGGTGTTCTATGGTTTTCAGGGAGTGTGCCTATGACTCCATCAGGCAGATCTGTGTTCAAAGGCAGTTGGTACCCAGCGGAATCGTCATAGAAATCATCCAGAAATCTTCGATGAAATGTTTGCTCATTCTGTTCTTTGTCTCTAAAACATACATAATATTTGTGCCTCTTCTTTCTGTCAGTTCTTAATTCTGTGGGTGTAGATGAGGGGTTTCAATCTATTTATCACTTGTTGCTAAACCCCTTTTGAAAGAATTCatttgataaattggatttcttaaataaaattctgttttcattttgaaaattaaagaccTTAATAATCAGTGTGAGATATCATTTCTAAACTGAGTTGATATAATTCCAaccaaaagtaaaaatttttgaaGTTTCACTTAGCTTATACTGCCTTCTGGGTATGAGCATTCACTTTCTGGTAGACCATAGGAAATACCAAGACTAGCTCAACGGTGTGCACTCCAGGAGTCTAGGACTCTAAGCCACAATTTCTAAAGATTGAGATCCATTTAAAACGCCCTAGTTGTCCAGCCAAATCACAAAATGATGAAGAGGTGTATTAGTTTAAAAAATCGATAATTTGGGAAACATCTTTCTCTaagcctattttaaaaaatttctagaaCAGTTTCATAAGTGTTTTTCTTAAATCCTGGCTGAAAAGTAATTTTAGGTGCAAAGTGCCAAATTTAAGTGGTGAAagtatgtatctttaaaaattatttcctaggGCTATATATGGGTGAGTGCTCTTGTAAATCCTAACAGATGGCAaattattggggaaaaaaatgatgaaaaactggTTCCCTTTGATCTTGGGAATTCATTATTGCATGAAATAAGTATCTTCATTTTGAAAGTCAGGAAAAAGTCTCAATTTCatttggaagaaattaaagatgatagtatctataatggaatttttttttgtgatattcaTGTTGACAGTACTAATAACAGTTAAAAGTTACACatttaatttggaaaagaaatctGCTTCTGTGCGGGAGGGGACTGTTTTTCTTTGGGGGAGAAGCTGAAGCCACTTGGAGCTATTTGGTTGTAAGGGGTGCACTCTCCTCACTGCACAGTGCTGCTGTTAGCCTCCTTTGCTTAGCAGTGGTCTCTAGTGGACTGATTGCTGAAAGTCACTGACTTTTCTGATCTAATAGTTTATAAGAAAATGCTAGTTTTCAGTGGCAGAGCAAGATGCttcatttagcagaaggaaaattggggGTTGGGCATAAAAATGTACAACATTTAT harbors:
- the SEC61B gene encoding protein transport protein Sec61 subunit beta; its protein translation is MPGPTPSGTNVGSSGRSPSKAVAARAAGSTVRQRKNASCGTRSAGRTTSAGTGGMWRFYTEDSPGLKVGPVPVLVMSLLFIASVFMLHIWGKYTRS